From the genome of Terriglobales bacterium:
CCTCGGTCGGCCGGCCGCTGACCTTCACCAGGTAGGTCTTGGGGACGTGCGACGAGGCGTGCATCAGCTTCGCCGACAGCTCGCCGTCATTGGTCAGCAGCAGCAGCCCCTCGCTGGCGTAGTCCAGGCGGCCGATGGGATAGACGCGCGCCCCCACACCCCTCACCAGGTCCATCACCGTCGGGCGGCGCTGCGGGTCGGAGACGGTGCTCACGAATCCCTTGGGCTTGTTGAGCACGACGTACACGTGCCGCTCCGGGCCGCGCAGCAGCTTGTTGCCCACGCGGATGTGGTCGCGTTCCGGGTCGGCCTTGGAGCCGAGCTGGGTCACCACCTGGCCGTTGACGGTCACCATCCCGCCGGTGATCAGCTCCTCGGCCTTGCGCCGCGAGGCGATCCCGGCGGCGGCGATGATCTTTTGAAGCCGTTCTTCCATGCTGTATTTCGATGCTACCAGAGTACTCAGTACTCGGTACTCGGTACTCAGTACTCGGTACTCACTAAAGACCTGGCTTGCGAGGAGGTCGCACTGCTGCTGCTAGAGTGGGATAATGGTGCGGTGAAGGATCACAGCACACCGCGTCATCCAGGTCCCTATCGGATCATGGCGATAGGTACCGGGTCTGTCGCGATCATTGTGGCAATTGGCTTTGTGGTCCTCGGACTAACTGGTCTTCCCATTGCGAAGTTTTTCCTTTTAGGTGCTGTCGTGCTTGGCATCGGAATTGCCATTGTCTTTCACTTCAGAGAGAGAAAGCCGCTCTTCCCCAAGCGATTTTTTAAAGACTGACACCACACCCTACTGAGTACTGAGCGCCGAGTACTGAGTACTTCTTTTCTGCTATCATTTGCCGTAACCCTTTCCGCGTACGTATCCCTTAGAACTCAGGCAGAGACCAGTCGCGGGCAAGGAGTGCGCCAGTCCAGAACTCTTGGAGACGCAGTTGAAGCGAGGTAAGACCGCGATCATCGTCGGCGCCCAGTGGGGCGATGAGGGCAAGGGCAAGATCGTTGACGTGCTCTCCGACCACTTCAACGTGGTCGCGCGCTATTCCGGCGGACACAATGCCGGCCACACCGTCATCATCAACGGCAAGAAGTTCATCCTGCAACTGATCCCCTGCGGCATCCTCCGGCAAGGCTGCCGGGCCGTGATCGGCAACGGCGTGGTGCTCGATCCCATGGCGCTGATCAAGGAAGTCAACGCGCTGCGCGCCGCCGGCGTGCACGTGGACGGCAATCTCTTCGTCAGCAACCGCGCTCACGTCATCCTGCCCTACCACCGCATGATCGAGCTGGCCAGCGAGAACGCTCCCGGGCGGGTGAAGATCGGCACCACCTCGCGCGGCATCGGCCCGACCTACGAAGACAAGATGGGCCGCCGCGGTCTGCGGGTCGCCGACCTGCTGGACGCAACCCTGCTCAAGACCCACATCGCCAACGCCTGCCACGAGAAAAACATGATCGCGCACGCGCTGTTCAACTCGGAGCCGCTCGACCCCGACGCCATGTACGACGACTACGCGGCCATCGCTGAGCAAGTGCGCCCCTTCGTGGTAGACGCCGCGGTGCTCCTCAACAAGGCCCTGGCGGCGGGCGAATCCATCATGTTCGAGGGCGCGCAGGGCACCATGCTCGACATCGACCACGGCACCTACCCGTTCGTGACCTCATCCAGCGCCACTTCGGGAGGGGCGGTGATCGGCACCGGCATCGCGCCCAACGCCATCGACAGCGTCATCGCCGTGGCCAAGGCCTACTGCACGCGCGTGGGCGAGGGGCCTTTCCCCACCGAGCTCCACGACCCGATGGGCGACAAGCTGCGCAAGAAGGGCAACGAGTTCGGCGCGGTCACCGGGCGTCCTCGCCGCACCGGCTGGCTCGACCTGCCCCTGCTGCGCTACTCCCGCATGATCAACGGCATCACCTGGCTGGTGGTCACCAAGATGGACGTGCTCGACGAGCTGGCCGAGATCCCCATCTGCGTCGGTTACAGGATCGGCGGCAAGAAGGTATCGGAGGTTCCCGCCCAGATCAGCGGCTACCAGAAGCTGGAACCGGTGTACGAGAAGCTGACCGGATGGCAGAAGCCGACCTCCGGCATCACCAGCATCGAGAAGCTGCCGACCAAGGCGCGCGAATACCTGGCGTTCATCGAGAAGGAGACCGGAGTGAAGGTCGGCATGGTCTCTACCGGCCCCGACCGCGACCAGACCATGTTCGCCCCCGAGTTCCTGGACTCGCTGCCCGTGCTCGAGCCTCAGAAAGTGCAGGCCAGGGGCTGAGCATGATCGTGCTGGCGGTCACCTGGAAGGCGCATCCCGGCAAGGAAGAGGAGATGAAGCGCGTCTTTTCCCTTTTGCAGGCGGAATCGCGCAAGGAGCCCGGTTGCCTGATGTACGTGGTGCACCGCGGGCGCGAGGACCGCTCCCGCTTCTTCGTTTACGAGCAATACAAGGACGAAGCCGCGCTGGAGGCCCACCGCGCTACTCCCCACTTCCGGCTGTACGCCCGCGGCGAGTTAATGACGCTGGGCGACCGCCTCGACGCGCACCTCTACGAGCCGATCTAGCTTTGGGGTCCGAGCTATGCGCTATGGACTATGCGCTATGCCCTCTCCGCTTCACGGCCATCCCCTGGATCTCGAACCTGGCCCCCAACACCAGGTCTTTGACTCCCAAGAACGCCCGTGCCGGAAACTGCTTGCGGAAGAACGTGCGATACACCGCATTGAATCGCGGGAACAGAGACAGGTCGGTGCAATAGACGGTGGCATAGACCAGGTCGTCCATGGTCATCCCGGCCTTGGCCAGCACTTCCCGGAAGCCGTCCAGCATCAACCGCGCTTCCTCTTCGACATCCTGCGCCGCGCGGCCGGTCTTGGGATCGAGCCCGATCCTGCCCGACAGGTACAGAGTGTCCCCGGCCAGCACCCCGTCGCTGAATGGATACTCGTGATCTCGGGGCAGGTTGAAATGCTTTCTGCCGCTCTTCTGCAATGTTCCCTTCATCTCGCCTCCGGGCCGCACATCATACCTGCGCGGGGCATCAGCGGCTAGAGAGTTCCCGTATACTCCTGCCGTGAACGAAGTCGAGATCAAGTTCCTCATCTCCGATCTCTCCGCCGTCGAGCGCCGGCTGCGGGCCATGGGCTTCCAGCGAATCACCCCGCGGACCCATGAGATGAACGTCCTTTACGACCTTGCCGGCAGCCCCTTGCGCCGCCGCGGCGAGATCCTCCGCCTGCGGGAGTTCGGAGGCGCGTGGAAGCTCACCCACAAATCCAAAGGCACGGCCAAACGCCATAAGTCGCGCGCCGAGATCGAGACCGCGGTCGCCGACGGCAGGAAGATGGACGCCCTGCTACGGGCTCTCGGATACCGTCCCGCTTTCCGCTATGAGAAGTTCCGCTCGGAGTGGGCCGACGGCCGGGGCCACGTGGTGCTTGACCAGACCCCCCTCGGTGACGTGGGTGAGATCGAGGGCCCGCCACGCTGGATCGACGCCACCGCCCGCCGCCTGGGGCTGGGCCCGCGCGACTACATCACTGATTCCTACGGCGCGATGTTCTTGAAATGGAAAAAGCGTACGCGCAGCAAGGCCACGGACATGACCTTCGCCGCCGTACGCCCCAGACGTGCCTGAACCCCTACGCTGCCGCCGACTTCGATGCCCTCTCGTAACCGATGGCCGCATAGTACAGTGCCCGGTCGAAGAACATCTCGATGCGGTGCAGCAGTTCCAGCTCCCCGAACAGCTCGACCGGCTTCTCCGCCAGGCCCTCGCTCTCCAGGAACTCCCACAGGTGCTCTTTAGTGGCGGTGAGCGCCCACACCAGGTGGCTGAGCGCGACGCCCTGCGCCGCCCGCCGCGCTCCCAGCGCGATGTAGCGGTGTTCGATCTCGGCCTCCGATGTCGCGGTCAGCCAGTCGCTCAGGTTACGGTAGATCTCGTAACTGCGGTCTTTCAGTTCCGCTGAAGGCACCTTCTTCAGGTCGGCACAGTGCGGAGAATGCTGGAATTTGTGCTGGAGTCCATGCGCCAGGCGATCGGCATGGGTTTCAATGAGTCGCACCAAACGGATGGCCATCATATCCGCCTCCTGGTGGATCTGTGCTGATTGTACTGCTGGGTTGGATGAGAAGCAGCCGCTTTGTGCGTGCGATTTGTGGATTCGCGACTCCGGATTCCCGCCCGCCCCCGGCTCGCGATAACATCGTAGCCGGACCTCTTCGGTCTGCATCTAATCCGTGGCCTTGTAACTTGGGCATCTCTCCCAACCCGCTCTCCGACCCGGCTCCGCCGATGGAAACAGCCGCGGAACTGGCCCCTCCGGCTCTCCGTGATCCTGCCTGGAATCTCTGGGACGTGGTCATGATCGTCGCCGTCTTCCTGGCCGGCTGGATGGTGTTCGGCTTGGCGATTGCGGTGGTTTTGCGGTTCTTCGGCATCTCGGTGCCGACGGAGATGTCGCCTCGACTGGTACAGGTCGTTCTGGGCGCGCAGTGCCTGGCTTACCTCGGGGTGTTGGCCTTCATGCACCACCTGGTCACCACCCAGTACGGGCGCCGTTTCAATGACGCCGTCCGCTGGATGGCTCCTCCAGCAGGTGTCTGGCTCTACTACGTGGCCGGAGGCGTGGCCCTGGCCTTTGGCGTCGGACTGCTCGGCCGATACCTTCCCTTCCCGTCGCATCTCCCCATCGACAAGTACTTCCAGGACCGCGCCTCAGCCTGGCTCATCACCGTCTTTGGCGTGAGCCTGGCGCCCCTGGTGGAGGAGTTGTTCTTCCGCGGATTCTTTTATCCCGTCGTCGCCCGGCGTCTGGGCGTCACCCTGGGCGCCGTCCTTACCGCAACGGGGTTCGCCCTGATGCACTCCGCGCAGCTGGCCCATGCCTGGGGACCGCTGCTCGTCCTGTTCCTGGTGGGGATGGCGCTCACCATCACCCGCATCCTCACTCGCTCGGTGGTCCCGGGATTCATGATGCACATCGGCTACAACGGCACGCTGTTCACCTTGCTCTACGTGGCCAGCGACGGCTTCCGCCACCTGGAGAAAGTGCTCCAGCAATAGTCCCTGCGGCATTCAGCGGCACCTCTCGCCGATGGCTCAAGGCGGGGAGTCGTGATATCTTTGCCGTTTCGCCCAGTACGCCTATGCCCGAACCACGCGACCAATTGCTCGAACTGCTGGCAGAACGCTCTTTCAGGCTCGGCACGTTCACCCTCTCCTCCGGCGCCACCAGCGACTACTACATCGACTGCCGCGCCACCACGCTGCACGCCGAGGGCGCGCGCCTGGCGGGGCGGGTAGTGCTGGACAAGATCCGCAACCGTGGCTGGCAGCCGCAAGGCGTCGGCGGCATGACCATGGGCGCCGATCCCATCGTGACCGCCGTGAGCGTGCTCAGCGCCCAGTCGGTGCAGACCCGTTTCCCGGCCCGCTCCAAAGACTTCGACCGCGAACCCTTCTTCATCCACGGTTTCCTGGTACGCAAGGGCGAGAAGGCGCACGGCACCAAACAGCGCATCGAGGGCTTCCAGGAAGCCGGGGCCAAGGTGGTGATCGTGGACGACGTCTGCACTACCGGCGCCTCCATCATCGGCGCTATCGAAGCGGTACGCGCCGCCGGCATGACCGTGCTGGGCATCATCTGCCTGGTGGAACGCGAGGAAGCGGAAGGCCGCGCCCACGTCGAAAAGGCCGCAGCGGGAGCCGAATTCATCACCATCTACAAGGCCGCCGAGATCCGGGCCGCGCACCTCAAGCGCAGCCAGGCCACCCAGCCCGCCGGTTGAAGAATGATCAAGACCGTCGAATGGACCGGCTCCGGCGTCCGCTTCATTGACCAGACCCGGCTGCCCACCGAAGAGCGCTACGTCACCTGCGCCACCTACGAAGAGGTCGCCCGCGCCATCAAGACCATGATCGTGCGCGGCGCCCCCGCCATCGGGGTGGCCGCCGCCATGGGCATCGCGCTGGGCGCACGCGACGCCGAGGGCGACCATCTCTCCGAATTCCGCCGCCGCTTCGACGAGGTTTGCGAGGCCATGGCCGAGACCCGGCCGACGGCCGTGAACCTGTTCTGGGCCATCCGCCGCATGCAGCAGAAGTTCGAGAGCCTGAGCGAACAGCCGGTGGCCCGCATCAAGCAGGAGCTCATCGCCGAAGCCCAGCGCATCTACCTGGAGGACCTTGCCGTCAACGAGGCCATGGGCAAGCACGGCGCTGCCCTCATGCCGGCCTCGGGCAACGTGCTCACCCACTGCAATGCCGGCGCGCTGGCCACCGCCGGCGGCTATGGCACCGCTTTGGGTGTCATCCGTGCCGCCGTCGAAGCCGGCAAGAAGATCGCCGTCTATGCCGACGAGACCCGGCCCTTCCTGCAGGGCTCGCGGCTCACCGCCTGGGAGCTGATGAAGGACGGCATCCCGACTACGGTCATCTCCGACAACATGGCGGGTTCGCTGATGCGCCAGGGCAAGATCCAGGCGGTGGTGGTCGGCGCCGACCGTATCGCTGCTAACGGCGACGTCGCCAACAAGATCGGTACCTACTCGGTCGCCGTCCTGGCCAAAGAGAACAACATCCCCTTCTACGTCGCCGCTCCCTGGTCCACCATCGACATGGAGACGCCCAGCGGCGACAAGATCCCCATCGAGCAACGCTCCGCGCGTGAGGTCACCCACGTGGGTCCCACCCAGATCGCGCCCGACGGCGTGCGGGTGGAGAACCCGGCCTTCGACGTCACGCCCGCGCGCTACGTGGGCGCCATCATCACCGAACGCGGCATCGCCCGCGCTCCCTATGAGGACTCCCTGAGGCGGCTGGAGCAGGCCGGAACCTAGATCACTGAACTTTTCCGCGGGATGTGCGTATCTTCAGACAGGTACACGCTCATGCTGACTTTCATCCTGTGGTGCATCCTGTTCGTCCTGTGCTGGCCGTGTGCGCTGCTGGCGCTGGTGCTCTATCCCTTCGTCTGGCTGCTGCTACTGCCATTCCGGCTGGTGGGAATCGCGGTGGAAGGCGCACTGCTCGTGGTCTGGTCCATAGTTGTGCTCCCCTTCCGCGTCTTGCGGCACGCATTCTAAGCAAGAAAATGGCGCGGCCTCCGCCGCGCCCCTTGGTACTTGGTACTGGGTACTAGGTACTGCTATTCCGCCATCACCTTCGGTTCCGGGCCGATGATGAGCGTTGCCTCGGTCGCCTTCTGCACGTCATCCACGGTCAGGCCGGGTGCGATCTCTTCCAGCACCAATCCGGTCGGCGTCACCCGCATGTAGGCCATCTCGGTGACGA
Proteins encoded in this window:
- a CDS encoding pseudouridine synthase yields the protein MEERLQKIIAAAGIASRRKAEELITGGMVTVNGQVVTQLGSKADPERDHIRVGNKLLRGPERHVYVVLNKPKGFVSTVSDPQRRPTVMDLVRGVGARVYPIGRLDYASEGLLLLTNDGELSAKLMHASSHVPKTYLVKVSGRPTEDEIERLCRGVRIGGKTDPRGGKSVVTAPARIRLLREAENPWYEVTLIEGRNRQIRRMFEAVGHHVEKIRRVRYGPLELDIEPGLWRNLSPAEVERLKKAAQGRARAAVPHTRRRDTK
- a CDS encoding adenylosuccinate synthase yields the protein MKRGKTAIIVGAQWGDEGKGKIVDVLSDHFNVVARYSGGHNAGHTVIINGKKFILQLIPCGILRQGCRAVIGNGVVLDPMALIKEVNALRAAGVHVDGNLFVSNRAHVILPYHRMIELASENAPGRVKIGTTSRGIGPTYEDKMGRRGLRVADLLDATLLKTHIANACHEKNMIAHALFNSEPLDPDAMYDDYAAIAEQVRPFVVDAAVLLNKALAAGESIMFEGAQGTMLDIDHGTYPFVTSSSATSGGAVIGTGIAPNAIDSVIAVAKAYCTRVGEGPFPTELHDPMGDKLRKKGNEFGAVTGRPRRTGWLDLPLLRYSRMINGITWLVVTKMDVLDELAEIPICVGYRIGGKKVSEVPAQISGYQKLEPVYEKLTGWQKPTSGITSIEKLPTKAREYLAFIEKETGVKVGMVSTGPDRDQTMFAPEFLDSLPVLEPQKVQARG
- a CDS encoding putative quinol monooxygenase produces the protein MIVLAVTWKAHPGKEEEMKRVFSLLQAESRKEPGCLMYVVHRGREDRSRFFVYEQYKDEAALEAHRATPHFRLYARGELMTLGDRLDAHLYEPI
- a CDS encoding RidA family protein produces the protein MKGTLQKSGRKHFNLPRDHEYPFSDGVLAGDTLYLSGRIGLDPKTGRAAQDVEEEARLMLDGFREVLAKAGMTMDDLVYATVYCTDLSLFPRFNAVYRTFFRKQFPARAFLGVKDLVLGARFEIQGMAVKRRGHSA
- a CDS encoding class IV adenylate cyclase, which produces MNEVEIKFLISDLSAVERRLRAMGFQRITPRTHEMNVLYDLAGSPLRRRGEILRLREFGGAWKLTHKSKGTAKRHKSRAEIETAVADGRKMDALLRALGYRPAFRYEKFRSEWADGRGHVVLDQTPLGDVGEIEGPPRWIDATARRLGLGPRDYITDSYGAMFLKWKKRTRSKATDMTFAAVRPRRA
- a CDS encoding CPBP family glutamic-type intramembrane protease; its protein translation is METAAELAPPALRDPAWNLWDVVMIVAVFLAGWMVFGLAIAVVLRFFGISVPTEMSPRLVQVVLGAQCLAYLGVLAFMHHLVTTQYGRRFNDAVRWMAPPAGVWLYYVAGGVALAFGVGLLGRYLPFPSHLPIDKYFQDRASAWLITVFGVSLAPLVEELFFRGFFYPVVARRLGVTLGAVLTATGFALMHSAQLAHAWGPLLVLFLVGMALTITRILTRSVVPGFMMHIGYNGTLFTLLYVASDGFRHLEKVLQQ
- the pyrE gene encoding orotate phosphoribosyltransferase, producing the protein MPEPRDQLLELLAERSFRLGTFTLSSGATSDYYIDCRATTLHAEGARLAGRVVLDKIRNRGWQPQGVGGMTMGADPIVTAVSVLSAQSVQTRFPARSKDFDREPFFIHGFLVRKGEKAHGTKQRIEGFQEAGAKVVIVDDVCTTGASIIGAIEAVRAAGMTVLGIICLVEREEAEGRAHVEKAAAGAEFITIYKAAEIRAAHLKRSQATQPAG
- the mtnA gene encoding S-methyl-5-thioribose-1-phosphate isomerase, whose amino-acid sequence is MIKTVEWTGSGVRFIDQTRLPTEERYVTCATYEEVARAIKTMIVRGAPAIGVAAAMGIALGARDAEGDHLSEFRRRFDEVCEAMAETRPTAVNLFWAIRRMQQKFESLSEQPVARIKQELIAEAQRIYLEDLAVNEAMGKHGAALMPASGNVLTHCNAGALATAGGYGTALGVIRAAVEAGKKIAVYADETRPFLQGSRLTAWELMKDGIPTTVISDNMAGSLMRQGKIQAVVVGADRIAANGDVANKIGTYSVAVLAKENNIPFYVAAPWSTIDMETPSGDKIPIEQRSAREVTHVGPTQIAPDGVRVENPAFDVTPARYVGAIITERGIARAPYEDSLRRLEQAGT